The DNA region atttatttttcaaactcaattcaaattttcattacatttaaattacttttcaaaaccaaacttataaaaataaaatatattcgaAATTTTATAGTTTCTTATAACTTAAAAGCTATGTCAAGAAATAAAAGAGGTAAAAAACAAAGACATATAATTtttcttaatgtttttttttttatatattctgtttaaagaatgggtattggatattttggtataaataataTAGAGAATTTTAagggtttaaaaaaaatttacgctcattttctctcactttatttaattttaaaaattttatctactttaatttaatttttaattttataatgttctaaaattttaaaagtaatttcatttttttaccattttatatattatcaaaatcaaattgactgatataaaaattaaggactaaaattgttattattccaatttaaaaattaacatatgtAATAAGTTGTCCAGAATCCAAAATTTAATACTGACAACTTCAACAATGCAAATAATTTAGTAATGGGGTGCGAATAACTCTACCTTATACAACTCATTGACTTGTATATTTAATTTGAagttttaacttataattatgcATTCTTATACCCTGCTGTCccaactattatttttattaaatattatttaatgccAACTTCAATGATTTTGTTTTGATGTCCAAGGTGTATCACAAAATTTCAGGCATCCTGTCAAGctaattttctttcatttgcttAACCCATCACATGCTTTTCTTTGCTTAATCCATGACTTTGAAATGATTGTTTCTGATTATCTGCTACTGTTATAGCTTTGTAAGACAGTCAAGGAAGAAGTCAACTTCACTGCTTCATTTTCAGTTCTATTCTCTCAACACTTTTCACCCACTAAGTCAGGTAACAAGATCTGAACCTATGATTTCCCCTAGTGATTATCAACTGTTTTTGATTTTAGGACTGGATGAACAGCAGACATAATGTACTTTAGATAGAAATTAATACAACAAGATGATTTCCTTTGCTTTTCACATAACAAGAAAGACGAATAGTTGTATTAATATCTGAAGCAATGATTTCCTCTACTGATTATCAACAGTTTTAGATTTTAATACAAAAAGAGCTACCCAGAAGCAATATAAGGTTGAAATCTGATACTGTTGAACATTTTAATACTGTTGAACATTTTAGCTCTTAATATTCCGTAATGAACTCTTTCACACTTGAATCTAGCATGTTATATAGTTTGAGAGATTGATTCTGGAAATACAATGGTGACCTGAATTCCATCCTGTTTCTGTCTGCCACCCATCCATAGCTCCATCTAATAGACGCCATTGCTTGAAACTTGCATTCATGCTTACACTGACATATCAAAACttcataaaaaaatctaataCATTCAAAGATTTTCATTATCTGCTACGATTATATATGATTGCGCTGCAGGGACATAGCAATGGAGTACGTAGAGCCTGTTGTTGGCGTTGCAAATTGTCTCGAAACTCCTGTTTGTAAATATTTGCAATATCACAGAAAGCTGAACGATTATGTGAGAAGCTTCAAGAGGATCCGAGATGAATTGAATTGCAAAATGGAAGATATAGAGCTGCAATTGAAAGCAGAGCTTCTTCGTCCTCTGGGGAAGATACCAAAGAAGGGAGTTGAAAATTGGTTGAAAGCTGTGAAAGAGATGATTAGGGAAGCACAAGTTGTTGAAAACAAAGTCAGGAACGGGAGATATTTCTGTCGTGCTTGCAACGGGAAGCTGGTTGATGAAAAGACTCGAgaaatgaaggaatttcttgataaagCTCCTAATGCCTCTGAAGGTCTTGCCATGGATGGTCCAAGTGCTGGGTTGCCGCTGCCAACATCAGAACTAGTTGGAGAGGAAGGTGTTAGAAATGAGATTTGGGCATGTTTGATGCAGGAGGAGGTGAGCAAGATTGGGGTTTGGGGGATGGGCGGTGTGGGTAAAACCACTATCATGAAGCACATCCACAATGATCTTTTGAAACAACAAAGATTCGAAAGGGTAATCTGGGTTACCATAGCAAAGGAGTTCAATGTAATGAAGGTACAAGATAATATTGCAAGTGCGTTGGAGTCAAAGGAATATTTAGATAAAGAAGAGGACAAGCTCAGACGAGCTGCAATCTTGTCAGAAATGCTGAAGAACGCAGGAAAGCATGTTCTAATCCTAGATGATGTGTGGGATAAAGTCTCTCTAGAGGAAGTTGGGATCCCTGAGCCGAATGGCAGCAATGGCTGCAAGTTGGTGTTGACAGCCCGTTCGGAGCATGTCTGTAAGTATATGGGTTGTAAGGTGATAAAAGTGAAGCCCCTTTCAGAAGAAGAGGCATTGATACTATTCTTGAATAAAGTTGGACCTAACATAGTTCAAAGTCCAACTATAATGCCTACTTTGAAGCTTGTTGTCAAAGAATGTGCGGGTCTACCTCTTACAATTGTCGTGGTAGCTGGTACCATGAAAGGAGAAGATAACCCTCTTATTTGGAAAAATGCACTCGGGGAATTAAAAGAGAGAATAGGGAAAGTTGAAGGAGTGGAAGCTGAGGTAATCGAGCGCTTGAAATTTAGCTTCGATCACTTAAAGGACGAGAAAGTGAAATATTGTTTCTTACATTGCGTATTATATCCCGaagattttgaaattgaaaaggaTGAACTAATTGAGTGCTGGATTGACGAGGGATTCATAGATGATCTGGGTACAAGACAAGAAATGAATGATAAGGGTCAAGTTATTTTGAAGAAGTTGGAAGATAATTGCTTGTTGGAAAATGTCTCGAGTGAAGAAATGAAAATGCATGATGCAGTGAGAGACATGGCATTGTCGATCACAAGAATGAATCCCCGATATATGATACAAGCAGGTTTGCAATTAGAAGAGTTACCAGAAAAGGAGCAGTGGAGTTCTGATATTGTGAAAGTATCGCTTATGCGTAACTCCATATCAGAAATTTCTATAGATGTGCTGCCCACAATATGTCAACTGCTCACAACCTTGTTATTGCAGGGGAACCCCATAAAGAAGATCCCAAATTCTTTCTTCACAAACATGCCTTGTCTTAGTGTTCTCAATTTGTCCTTTACAGCGATCGAGAGTTTACCAAATTCCATCTCTGAACTAAAGAACCTCACAACATTGCTGCTTCGTGGCTGTTATGGATTAAAAGATCTGCCATGTGTTTCGATGCTTcaagaattgaaaaagttggatCTTACTATGACTAAAATTGAGGAAGTACCTGAAGGCATGGATATGCTGATAAAGCTAAGATACATTGATCTTAGAGTGCGCACTCTGAAAGAGATACCCGCTGGACTTTTACCAAAACTCGTTCACCTTCAGCACTTGAGTTTTGATGTGAAGAATGAAAAAATAAGTCTAAAAGCAGCGGAGATGGAACCATTGAAGAAGTTGGAGTGCTTTACCGGACGTTTCGAAGACATCAATGAATTCAATAAGTTCATCTCCTCAATgcaacaaaataagaaaaatctCAAGAAGTACGAGTTACAGGTGGGCTCATATTATGAGGAATTGGAAAGAGATAAAGCATTAACAATTGGAGGAGTCCAGAATTGGGGAGATGAGTTAATTATGCACCCAATTGAAATTCAAGAGTTGAATATTATTATGTGCGACTATTTGAGAAGCTTAGTCGATGAAAATGCGATTAACTTGAGGGTTTGTAGGATTTGGGAGTGTGAAGGGATAGAGTGTGTTGTTTCCCTGTCCTCTTTTGCCTCTTCTTCCGCTCATCCATTTCAGAGCCTCGAGGTGTTGAATCTTCGAGGTCTGCCAAAGTTGAGTGCCCTTATTATGAAAGATGCAGGAATTGGTTCAGCAACAACATCAACATTGGCTCCGTCTGCCACCTTTTCCCATCTTAGCGTAATTAATATAGTCGAATGCTCGAGTATGAAGACGTTGCTTCCACATTGGTTGCTTCCAAACCTCCAAAACCTGGAAGAAATATCAGTGTGTAATTGTGCTGAGTTAGTAGAAATATTGGGAGCAACAACATCAGAAGttgaagaaaaagggagtgatgCATTAATCAAATTCCATCTTCCCAAATTGAGAAAGTTGGAATTGTGGCAATTACCAAATTTGAAGAGCATTTGCAGCAAAAGTGGAGTGATGGTTTGTGATTCTCTCCAGTTTATCCGTTTTATTAAATGTGATGAACTGAAGAgaattcctccatttgttccccTTGTTGGCAATGAGCAGCCATTTGCATATGCTCCACCTTCTCTTACCATCAGGTCAGACACAGAATGGTGGGAATCGTTGGAGTGGGATGACCATCCAAACTTTAAAAATGTTCTTCAACCCCATTGGAAGACGAATGGAAGGTATGAACCATTtatagtttagtttatttttttatttttataaatctaatttctccatattaataaaatttcaggTATTTTTTTGGACATTGATGAAGATAAAGATAAAAGTGTTGGTGGGAAAGAAGTAGTGGGGAGTATAGTGCAAAAAAGGGGAGAAAAGGAATGATGGAAGGAAGAGGTTAAGAGCATTGAGACTGAGGCTAAGGTAAATAAGAAATTAAACTACCTTCACTTTTTTAACATTTTCCCTCTCTTACCATTCTTTCTATTCTATTATTCTTCtctaaaaatacaatttcatgtttttttttagtttaagatGATGTTAAAAGTGATGTGGCCTCCATTGCTGCCAAAGAAGTAGAACAGAGTAGCAGGGCAGAGGATAGTGCAAAAGGGAGGTGGGAGTAGAAGGAATGATGGATGAGGTTAATAGCATTGAGGAATTGAGCAGCCACCATAATAATTGACATTTTAAACATTTTCCTTTCTTAGGATTCCTTAAATTTTGTTATTCTTctctaaaaaaaataactttatttgttttaaataaatgtaCTTCCCAAAATAATCttctaaatattttaatttttatataaaataattaaattatagacTTATTTTGATATGATTGTTGCATGCaattctattattttataatttatgttgatattttaattttaaattttaattataatttaatacatgttgtttatagttgtttattattttaaattttattattgttgttgtttttgttgttaatagtaagtaataatatttaaaatttaatttaaaaaatgggccctctctaaatataacaaaaaaaatttattaaacttaTTAATCTTCTATCAATCATTTATGCATTTTTTTAACTAATGATTCTAATAAAAGTTTTAACATTGAAAAGCATATaagttgaaataatttttttttaattttaaaatatgcaacttaaaattttaatccatTAGATATCATATTATAGAACTTGTAGTATAAATCCattttactttataaaataaacttttactataattatattttcgtttataaaatatcatttatttttcatcatattacaaaaattcatatttaaaaataaaaaaataagtaaaatagaagttgtaataacatatttaaaaataattataatttaatttataattattagttataatttgaaaattgtatattataatattttaatttttaagttaatatattttaattatatttaagaattcaaataaaaatattgtattttaattattttaattaaaaataaaatatttaaaaaattaattaaatactaaatatgtAGAATTACATACAATACATGTGACATTAAAAActagtaaaattaaaaatctcCATGTAgcaatatcaaataataataaattacaaaTTATTCTTTAAATGTTCAAAGCATGGGCCTAATTAGACCAATATAACAAACCCAAACTCAAGTCCATTAATTGTGGAGCTTGAACTAAAGCCTAAACataagtttaaatttcaaaactgaATTAATGTAACTCGTTAATTAAGGGCTTTTTcatttaaatagtacaaaaaataaaattaataactgaAATGACATGCTCATgagattatttaccaaaatggtatGGTTTTCGGCACCGGACTGAAATATAATGATCTAAAGTATTTAGGGACTTGATatgcaaatttatcattttgagtGGCTgctgaaaaaaaaagtgaaagggtGCTGCCACATAGCTTaaatgtggctaattgccttctaagccctccttatttattattttatttttattccctTTCAACTTACTACATTGTGTTTAAACAAAccctcaacctatttttgtagttaaataagctcttaacttatgatttttactcataaaagccctttattttaatattaaagtaaatatattttgaatttcaagctcctatattaaattttttgttgatgcaataaaaattatttacactttaacatcaacataaaatctaaaaaagtaatcaaaaatttcaaaagagtAGTAAGTTGAAAGGGAATAAAATATATAAGAgcttatttaacaaataatttaatataagagcttgaaattcaaaatatatttactttaatattaaaataatgaacttttatgagtaaaaatcataggttaagagcttatttaactacaaaaatagatTGAGGGCTTGTTTAAACACAATGTAGTGACTTGAaggagaataaaaataaaataataaataaggagggcttagaaggtAATTAACCACATTTAATGTTTGGTGCCACAGATGGCACCCTTCCCTTTTTTATCAGTTactcaaaatggtaaattttcataTTAGGTCCCTAAATACTTTAGATAATTACATATCAATCCGGTGCTACCAATTTGACAGGTGGCACCAATAAAACCataccattttggtaaataatctaATGGAAATGCCATTtcagttattattttttttatttaggtaaaaaaaaccttaattgggtcttaatattattttcgcaaaataaaaaaaatattattttgagaacatttttattttttcatataaaatttttaaaaaatatatatatacatagatttaaatctaaaacatcatatttttcaatacctcaattttactattttaaccaaaggtacattaagttttttttttatcaattttttttataaatttgtaacaaAGAATTCTAGTAAATGGGTACACCATAATCtagaatattaaataagcctttaaatattgtcactttattcaattagTTTCCAATGCTATGCGAGTTGTAAgtgattttatgtgtttatttttttaatttattaaataatatttttttactaattaGATGAGGACTAATTTAAAACTATAGTACTCTTTGCTTATATTAATCTATTGACATAATCTTAATTAGATATGTTTGTATTCATCGTaaagtgaaattatttttttaacatttataattgattaatattaaaataattgaaattaaaaataaattactaaaaattaacttaaataaaagttAGATTTCAAatggaattaaaatataatatcagATTATGACTACCTTTGAAGTATAATTTATCGGGTAAACTACACCGTAGGtcattctaaaaataatattatttctattttgattactctaatttttttaatttagtcactctaattaagataattactTGAATTAGTTACTACTATTAAAAATTCCGTTAATCCACTAACGGATTGCTAACatgacaatttttatttttatttttttacttttgactaaagCGAGAGACTTTTTTATAATTAGTCTAAACATTTGTGTTTGTTTATTTGCAACATAAGAACCACTGATTCCTGTCACCACTCATCCCTTGCTTTCCATCTCTATTGCTCCTCACTGCACCATAAAAACCACGTTTCATCACAATGGTGTACAAAGAGTGTTGGTTGTGTTTTGACTATCGTACAAATTAGTATAGGAATACAACCAGATAAACTTCCGAGTGGATACTATTGGAAAACTGCAGGTGAAGTTGGAGCGAAAAACACAAGCCGTCATGTAAGAACCTACGACTATCATCAGATCTTGCATGGCGACTAGGGAGATGACGGATTTTTTAGTTCTGGCAAGGAACTTGGATTCGATATCTAGAGTCGATTTCCACTTATCATGATTGAATAGCTCAAAATTTTCACCAAGAATCTTCTTGGTTAGAACAATGTCAATAGCTAAGACAAGGTGAAAGAGAAGCAACAAGGAAGCTAAAACGGTAACAAGCTTGGGAAAGGATTGAGTAGAAACTGACTTCTTTATGGACTCAGTACGGGATccagagaaggaaaaaaaatcgATCTTTAAgatcaaatgaaaaaaaaccaAAGGAACCCAGAATTTCTTAGATAGAAAAGATCAAATAAAGGGGCTTTGAAATAAATTTACCTTTGAGGATTTGCTACAAGAAAGTGTTTTGGACTAATTATAGAGAAGTCCCTAATTTTagtcaaaaatcaaaaaataatgtCATGTCAACAAGTAGTTAGTGggttaacaaaaattttaacagtAGTGACTAGTTCAagtaattatctaaattataataactaaattaacaaaaaaatttatagtgactaaaatattttagAATAACCTGCGATGTAGTTTACAATTATTTATTTACTCATGAATGTGAAGTTAAAAGCCAAATGGGCTTGGGTCCAAcaaatgattttgatgatgtgtgggattttttatttttaatttttgggtaaactacaccacaaGCTATCCAactattctcttttttttttcatccaacCATCAACTTTTTTAATGTCGTCACTCAACTATTGTCCTTTTTTTTTAGTCATCCaactactttttttaaaaatttggtcaCCCAATTGATCAATGTTGTTTTTCTGGTCCATTTCCGTTAAATGGCTTTAAATTTCTAATGGAAGGGTGATATGGCAATTAAAAAACTTAGTATAataaaacttttacatattatatcagtttagtcataattttaaaaaaaagtaacctTCAAAATTACAAATGATCTCAATTTGATCATCAAATTTTACCTACATCGTCCGCTTCCCCACCGTCACTACTATGGTTGCCTCCATATCCTCCTCCACCCTtctccaaacaaaaaaaaaaccttctcttttttcttatttGAAACCTAATATAATAGCAAATATATTCTATTTGTATTATTTCTGGGTTGACATATTCTTCTCAGCTGAAtgctaataataacaataatatgatGAAACAGTAGAGTAATTTCTAATGTGATGGCCTTCATTTCACTCACTAGTTGCATGTTTATTCTTCATGCACTAATTAAACAAGATTTGAAAAAGGCAAAAAGCATGAGCATGCAACACTGAATTGTCAAATACTCAATAGTATAAGATTGAAATAGTGTTATTTTGCAGGAAGAATGGATGATTTGTAGAATAATACACAAAACAAGTGAGAAGAAAAATGGGGTAGCTACTGCGCAAGGAGAAGGCTACCTCTTGGAACTTTCTTCAATATCTTCAACAGCAAAGCAACAACTTGCTTTCGTCCACTGCTTGAAACCCCAACTCCGTTATTAGAATCTCAAGCTCAAACTTCAATGCAGGCTACCCCTAACTCTTTTATGGAAAATGACCTGAAAAAGCCTAATAAACCTAGTTGTGTATCCAACTAATGAGTTCCAACCCTCCTTTTCAGCCACTTACACCTAGCACACTTGACAAATTGacaacatttataaattttgaaattttgttttttaaaattatgattaaattatgtcGAAGTTGAGagataaatttgttgttatatcaATTTTTAACTGCCACATCACCCCCTGATTAGAGTTTTAAGACACTTAACagaaatggataaaaaaaaatctcaattagttgagtgaccaaattaaaattaaattaatagttGGCGACCAAAAAGAAAAGGGACAATAATTAGATGACCTATGATGTAGTTTACCCATATCTTTTTAAAAGCGTATTAAAAATACTGAGGAATGGGCTGGTAAGGGAGAATTTCATTCTTTGAATGGTCCAATTAGAGTGGCAATGGGTGGATCCCCAATTGCTGATTTAATTTCTACACCATAAAATATCCAACGATTAACATGGAACTTTGCACTAAAGCTGATCCCACGGTCACATCAAAATTATGTTGATCATGTTTTGGAATTGTTAACGGAGATTATCTTAACAGATGTtgtataagataaaattttatgaatatgaaatattataattaagtaactaaaatttaagtaaattaatatatttaatataaaaattataaaaacataatttcataaaatttgtcACAAATGTGTTATTTTCATaagatgtttttaatttttttgagataAATCTATTCCCCAATATGATCTCATTTTTCTCATAATATTCATTTtatcttcctttatgaaaagtcaattactataaaatactaattaaatcgtttatcacaaagacaaattatctatgaccatgtttactttccatctatcatgtaatgctgaTGAAAGAATATCATTTACCTTTTAGTTGGACTATGAATTTCATTATTgaggaatgatgctacatacccTAGAAGTCGTACACCTAATGTACCAAGTTCCAATTCCTTATCTATTTTAACTTAGGTTttcatttatatcaaaatatacgaatACGCATACATCATCTatttaggattaaggtatgtcataCTATGAACATTACAAATGAATAAATCCACAAATGAGTCTAAGTTTTATTCTACTTAGGTCATGTTTGATGTATTGTTAATCCAGtgagtcacatttatgtctctatctctAGAGACTCATCCTCTCCAATATACAAGATAAagtattttttcaattaaatttgatAGATgtcatattagtttttcaatcagtttgctcattcttttaattagactaaggacatatttagattatatactaatataagttatctttccataatatgatccaaccatgtaataccgtttagtattagttaaatgttaaataatcATTGAGTCAATAgttgctttcattttgctttgcgtgcaaaaaccataaaggataatatataaatgatattaatgtaattaatcgACCAGACATGTGTTAAAATTGCTTGTTGCTTTTAATGTAATTCACCACTATTCTATGGTACATATAAATGCAAAATGTGCTTTGCTCATTACTTGTTCATAGCTTCTCGGCTAACTTTTACAactatcattaaattttttttatttcctttttatattATTGGCTTTTTTATTATTGAATGTTGTCACTGAATGTCGAATGTCAGATTGTTTTAAGTAATAATTCAAAGTTGTTCTTGTTTTGTGTGTGCTTTAAATATGTTTGGCTCATTTTCTCCAGTATGATTGCTTGTCTATAAGAATTAATTTCTGGAAGCTATGCTTGTTTATGCGTCTCACTGCGACCAATATCATTGTAGTTTAAATTACATATAGCTTGTGTTTTTTTGGTCATATAAAGCCTTTGGTGACTATCAAGTAAGACATGATACACAATAACATTATTGCAGCTCTTGATCACTGAAAGAATACTGAAGAATCAAGGTACTCTTTAGAAACAATTCTTAGAAAGAAACGAAGTAGTATTCTCAAAGTAACAAACTTAACTCAGCCCTTTCACTGGCTAGAATACATGATTATATAGGAAATAGAAGCCTAAACTGCTGTTAACAGAATAGCCTAACAAATTCTAACTGACTAACCACTTATCTAATTACACATTAAACACATGTGTATTGTGAATACTATAACATTCACCTAACTTCTTCAAGTGGAACGACCCGAAGACGACGACAAAATTGAGTGAACATTGACGCGGACAATGGTTTAGTAAGAACATCCGCCACTTGGTCACATGCAGGAACTTCGCTAACAACCAACTCACCACGAGCGACCTTTTCCCGAATAAAAAATAGATCAAGTTCAACATGTTTGAACTTAGAGTGCAAGACCGGGTTAGCTGCAACAGCAACAGCACTAGAATTATCACACCACACTGTCGGAAGATCAACCGAACTAAGGTTTAACTCTGTCAACAAGGAAACCAGCCACGTAACATCACTGGCAGCTGCGGCTAAACTCCGATATTCAGCCTCGGCCGTAGAGCGAGAAACAACTTGTTGTTTCTTAGAGCACCAAGAAATAGGATTGTCACCATAGTACACAAAATATCCTGTAGTAGATCGGCGATCATCAAAATCAAGTCCCCAATTTGCATCGGCATAGCCAACCAAAGACAGTCGATCAGACTTGCGAAAAACCAAACCATGAGATAGTGTACCAGACAAGTATCGCAAAATACGTTTCAACGCTACCATGTGTAATGTAGTGGGAGCATGCATAAACTGACACACCCGATTAACTGCATAAGCAATATCTGGTCGTGTCAAAACGATATACTGAAGAGCTCCAGCAATACTACGATATTCAGTTGGATCAGCAAGAAGTTCACCCTCATCTTTAGATAGCAGAGAAGAGGTTATCATCGGTGTATGAACACTTCTGGCTTTAGTCATAGAACTACGAGCAAGAAGTTCACGGATGTATTTCCGCTGACATAGGTGAATACTCCTTGAGGAAGACTGACTAACTTCAATGCCCAAAAAATAATGAAGCTCACCCATATCTTTTAGAGCAAATTGGTTGTGGAGCATTtgaacaaaataattaatttcatcaaCTAAACTTCCAGTGATAACAATATCATCCACATAAACAAGAACGTAGATAGTATGATCAGAAGACAACCGAAAAATAATGAAGCATCGGACTTTGATACTGTAAACCCAGCAGAAACGAGGAACTGTTTTAATTTGTCAAACCAAGCCCGAGGAGCCTGCCGTAAGCCATACAAAGCTTTAGTCAACCGACAAACTAACCGTTCACCAGTTGGACCAAACTGCTCATAGCTAGGAGGTTGTTGCATAAACACATCATCAGTTAAATCGCCATTCAGAAAGGCATTATTGACATCGACCTGCCGAAGATGCCATCCCTTGGTCACGGCAACAGACAGGATGAGTCGAATGGTAGTAGGTTTGACTACCGGGCTGAATGTCTCCTTAAAATCACAATCAAGTACCTGTGAGCACCCTTtggcaaccaatcgtgccttctGACGACTAATCGTCCCATCAGGGTTCTTCTTGATCTTAAACAACCACTTACAACCGATTGCTTTCTGGCCAGACGGGAGAGGACACAACTCCCAGGT from Gossypium hirsutum isolate 1008001.06 chromosome A04, Gossypium_hirsutum_v2.1, whole genome shotgun sequence includes:
- the LOC107948675 gene encoding probable disease resistance protein At1g61300 gives rise to the protein MEYVEPVVGVANCLETPVCKYLQYHRKLNDYVRSFKRIRDELNCKMEDIELQLKAELLRPLGKIPKKGVENWLKAVKEMIREAQVVENKVRNGRYFCRACNGKLVDEKTREMKEFLDKAPNASEGLAMDGPSAGLPLPTSELVGEEGVRNEIWACLMQEEVSKIGVWGMGGVGKTTIMKHIHNDLLKQQRFERVIWVTIAKEFNVMKVQDNIASALESKEYLDKEEDKLRRAAILSEMLKNAGKHVLILDDVWDKVSLEEVGIPEPNGSNGCKLVLTARSEHVCKYMGCKVIKVKPLSEEEALILFLNKVGPNIVQSPTIMPTLKLVVKECAGLPLTIVVVAGTMKGEDNPLIWKNALGELKERIGKVEGVEAEVIERLKFSFDHLKDEKVKYCFLHCVLYPEDFEIEKDELIECWIDEGFIDDLGTRQEMNDKGQVILKKLEDNCLLENVSSEEMKMHDAVRDMALSITRMNPRYMIQAGLQLEELPEKEQWSSDIVKVSLMRNSISEISIDVLPTICQLLTTLLLQGNPIKKIPNSFFTNMPCLSVLNLSFTAIESLPNSISELKNLTTLLLRGCYGLKDLPCVSMLQELKKLDLTMTKIEEVPEGMDMLIKLRYIDLRVRTLKEIPAGLLPKLVHLQHLSFDVKNEKISLKAAEMEPLKKLECFTGRFEDINEFNKFISSMQQNKKNLKKYELQVGSYYEELERDKALTIGGVQNWGDELIMHPIEIQELNIIMCDYLRSLVDENAINLRVCRIWECEGIECVVSLSSFASSSAHPFQSLEVLNLRGLPKLSALIMKDAGIGSATTSTLAPSATFSHLSVINIVECSSMKTLLPHWLLPNLQNLEEISVCNCAELVEILGATTSEVEEKGSDALIKFHLPKLRKLELWQLPNLKSICSKSGVMVCDSLQFIRFIKCDELKRIPPFVPLVGNEQPFAYAPPSLTIRSDTEWWESLEWDDHPNFKNVLQPHWKTNGRYFFGH